From the Leptotrichia sp. oral taxon 221 genome, one window contains:
- the sufD gene encoding Fe-S cluster assembly protein SufD encodes MDKKDNDDEGEKKMLNETSLKNLENSEYRLEIFKKYSALEKPAWKRVDYKYEEPAEYKDFNNTTLRNDKQQGLEVKDIKNSLEDLKRLESENEYGLGEFFKLQNFAFYNEGKFVKVNRKTDVKEPVYITYTTNKENNFLVDYNVIEVEDFAKVTIILTYTSGDEEAAYRNGVIRVFAGQNSEVNLVKIQTLNTNSSNFESSKIETLGQGKVTYSSIELGAKINGISHKTYLLEDSAETYILPGYLADADRKLDLEYSVVFKGRRTIGEIHGKGAVKDTAMKVFRGNMYFERGASKSEGREGEFAILLDKNVRVHAIPTLFCKEDDVIGEHYASIGKVDEAQLFYLMSRGLSEGRAKKLIVESSFRPIFENINDEAIRNHLLEELESRI; translated from the coding sequence TTGGATAAGAAAGATAACGACGATGAAGGAGAAAAAAAGATGTTAAACGAAACAAGTTTAAAAAATCTTGAGAATAGTGAATATAGATTAGAAATTTTTAAAAAATATTCTGCACTTGAGAAACCAGCTTGGAAAAGAGTGGACTATAAATATGAAGAACCAGCAGAATATAAGGATTTTAATAATACTACATTGAGAAATGATAAACAACAAGGGTTAGAAGTAAAAGATATAAAAAATTCTTTGGAAGATTTGAAAAGATTAGAGAGTGAAAATGAATATGGTTTAGGAGAATTTTTCAAATTACAAAATTTTGCTTTTTACAATGAAGGGAAATTTGTAAAAGTAAATAGAAAAACTGATGTAAAAGAGCCTGTTTATATCACTTATACGACTAATAAAGAAAATAATTTTTTAGTAGATTACAATGTAATTGAAGTTGAAGATTTTGCGAAAGTGACAATTATTTTAACTTATACTTCAGGAGATGAGGAAGCAGCTTACCGTAATGGAGTTATTAGAGTATTTGCAGGTCAAAACTCAGAAGTAAATTTGGTGAAAATTCAAACATTGAATACTAATAGTTCAAATTTTGAATCATCAAAAATTGAAACATTGGGTCAAGGAAAAGTGACTTATTCGAGCATTGAGTTGGGTGCAAAAATAAATGGAATTAGCCATAAAACATATTTATTGGAAGATTCGGCAGAAACTTATATTTTACCAGGATATTTGGCAGATGCTGATAGAAAATTGGATTTAGAATATTCTGTTGTGTTTAAAGGTAGAAGAACAATCGGAGAAATTCATGGAAAAGGAGCGGTAAAAGATACTGCTATGAAAGTATTTAGAGGAAATATGTACTTTGAAAGAGGTGCATCAAAATCTGAAGGAAGAGAGGGAGAATTTGCGATTTTGCTTGATAAAAATGTAAGAGTTCATGCAATTCCAACTTTATTCTGTAAAGAAGACGATGTAATTGGAGAACATTATGCTTCGATAGGAAAAGTAGATGAAGCACAATTATTTTATTTGATGAGTAGAGGGCTTTCAGAAGGTAGAGCTAAAAAATTAATTGTAGAATCATCATTTAGACCGATTTTTGAAAATATCAATGATGAAGCTATTAGAAATCATCTTTTAGAAGAATTGGAAAGTAGAATATAG
- a CDS encoding SufS family cysteine desulfurase, whose protein sequence is MDYKKKFPIFSNIESHYLDTAATAQKPKVVLDKVVEYYENDNGNPGRGSHALSIKAEELLTDARKTVQKFINAKKTEEIIFTKSTTESINLIAYSYGLDYINEGDEIILGISNHHANIVPWQFIAKKKKAKLKYVYLDDNDQFDLNDFKYKMSDKTKIVAVSAVVNVTGVIQPIKEIIEIAHKWNALVVVDAAQSVLHFKHDVQELDADFLVFSGHKIFAPMGIGVMYGKEEILNKMSPFLYGGDMIEFVTEQDSTFAQLPNKFEGGTQNVGGAVGLQEAINFLEEIGYEKINEVEARLYEKAMKEMNKLGFIETYSDENVEKTGVIAFNVKGVHSHDVSFILDSYDVAIRSGHHCAQPLMSYLDVPSCCRVSFSIYNDEKDVDKLIEGLKKVGEIFLSKDESEN, encoded by the coding sequence ATGGACTATAAAAAGAAATTTCCAATATTTAGTAATATTGAGAGTCATTATTTAGATACAGCTGCTACTGCTCAAAAGCCAAAAGTAGTGCTTGATAAAGTGGTTGAATATTATGAGAATGATAATGGGAATCCTGGGAGAGGTTCACATGCGTTATCAATAAAAGCGGAAGAGCTTTTGACTGATGCGAGAAAAACTGTGCAAAAATTTATAAATGCGAAAAAGACTGAAGAAATTATTTTTACAAAAAGTACGACTGAATCGATTAATTTGATTGCTTATTCATATGGATTAGACTATATAAATGAAGGTGATGAAATTATTCTTGGAATTTCAAACCATCATGCGAATATTGTACCTTGGCAGTTCATTGCGAAGAAGAAAAAGGCGAAATTGAAATATGTTTATTTGGATGATAATGATCAATTTGATTTGAATGATTTTAAGTATAAGATGTCAGATAAAACGAAGATTGTTGCGGTTTCAGCAGTTGTGAATGTGACAGGAGTTATTCAGCCTATAAAAGAAATTATTGAGATTGCACATAAGTGGAATGCTTTGGTTGTAGTTGATGCGGCTCAATCAGTACTTCATTTCAAACATGATGTTCAAGAGCTTGATGCTGATTTTCTTGTGTTTTCAGGGCATAAAATTTTTGCACCGATGGGAATTGGAGTGATGTATGGAAAAGAGGAGATTTTGAATAAAATGTCGCCATTTTTGTATGGTGGAGATATGATAGAATTTGTGACAGAGCAAGATTCGACATTCGCACAGTTGCCTAATAAATTTGAGGGTGGAACGCAAAATGTTGGTGGAGCAGTTGGACTTCAAGAGGCGATTAATTTTTTAGAAGAAATAGGTTATGAGAAAATTAATGAAGTTGAGGCTAGATTGTATGAAAAAGCGATGAAAGAGATGAACAAATTAGGATTTATCGAGACTTATTCTGATGAAAATGTTGAAAAAACAGGAGTTATTGCGTTTAATGTGAAAGGTGTTCACTCGCATGATGTTTCATTTATCCTTGATTCGTATGATGTTGCGATAAGATCGGGTCATCATTGTGCTCAGCCTTTGATGAGTTATTTAGATGTACCATCTTGTTGTCGTGTAAGTTTTAGTATTTATAATGATGAGAAAGATGTTGATAAATTAATTGAAGGACTAAAAAAAGTTGGAGAGATTTTTTTATCGAAAGATGAATCGGAAAATTAA